From a region of the Aeoliella mucimassa genome:
- a CDS encoding response regulator has protein sequence MNLTNSIASHETLPLLKVLLVEDDDDDVLLTSKVLLDHACACSISRVEDGVQALEYLYGTGQYENSSRPDVILLDLNMPRMDGRQVLQRVKTDPNLQLIPVIVLTTSEDSRDIHRSYEDRANGYVTKPVNLSDYRRVLKALSAHWFQGVKLPTQV, from the coding sequence ATGAACCTCACCAATTCAATCGCGAGCCACGAGACCTTGCCCTTGCTTAAGGTGCTGCTTGTAGAAGATGACGACGACGACGTCTTGCTCACCAGCAAGGTGTTACTTGATCATGCTTGCGCTTGCAGTATCAGCCGTGTGGAGGATGGTGTGCAAGCGCTGGAGTACTTGTATGGAACCGGTCAGTACGAGAATTCTTCGCGCCCTGATGTGATTCTGCTCGATCTCAATATGCCCCGCATGGACGGCCGGCAAGTGTTACAGCGAGTGAAGACCGATCCGAATCTGCAATTGATTCCTGTGATTGTGCTAACGACTTCCGAAGATTCTCGCGATATTCATCGTAGCTACGAGGATAGGGCAAATGGCTACGTTACCAAACCTGTGAATCTCAGTGATTACCGTCGAGTGCTCAAAGCACTGAGCGCGCATTGGTTCCAGGGGGTGAAGCTCCCCACGCAGGTGTAA